AGTAAATTTCCTATTGGTAAACTCGTCAATCCGAATCGGCTCTACAGAGATGAATTTAGATTCTAAGTACTCTACAACCTGCTCAACAGAGTCGACACAAAATGCTAAGTGCCTTAAACCTAGCGCCTCTGGACGGCTTGGCCGAGCAGGTGGATTAGGAAAGGAAAACAACTCAATTTGATTACCATTAGGTAATGCCAGATCTAACTTAAAGGAATCTCTTGCAGCTCGATAATTCTCTGCAATCACCTCTAATCCTAAAATATCTGTATAAAAATATTTCGACTTTTCATAATCTGAACAAATAATAGCTGCATGATGAATAGCTTTTAACAACCTAATCTCCTTTAATATATGATGATAAACTGTTCTCCACAGCATAACCATTTCCCTAGTAAAAGACTAACTCCAAATCTTGTTAATAAACACAAAATAAATTTACAAACTTATAACATCCCATACCCAAGTATCACATAACAGGTTTTTCCAAACAAAAATTTAACTTCTAATAGACCCATCGAAACCAACTACGGTTTCAGGAAAGAACTTAATTGAACATCAACACAGAGGATTTAACCATGTTGAAAATAGTTAAAACATCTATAGTAATCGCCACTACTTCTTTAATCTTTGCTAGCAACGCTCAAGCTGATGTTGGCGAAGCATTACAAAATATCTGTACCATTGTTAAAGCTGATGACAAAGGTGAGCTACGTAAAAAAATGAAACGTGTACAGTCTGATTTTAGTTTAAGAATTAAAGATTATTACTCAGGTGTTTCTTGTGGAGGTAACAGCCTAATTCGAACAGCTATGTTAAATGACGCCATAGAAACAGGTACATTGATGATTAAAAAAATGCCTAAAAGTGATTTAAGTGCACCAGAAAAAGATGGTAAAACAGTGTCAGCTTGGGCCACTGAGAATGGTTTAAATAGTTCACCACTTTTTGCAGAACTAACCGATCGTCTTTAATTAACCAGTCAACATGGACGGTAGATAATATCTACCCTAAAAAAGGCCTCTGTTAGGCCTTTTTTTATTCCGCCTCATCATTGCCAATACTTGCTTGATCTAATAAGTTAGTATCCAATTTTTTATTACTCTGTACACCTAACTTTCTAAACTGTTCGACTTGTCTAACAAGATTACCTTTGCCGCTAGACAGTTTATTCATTGCTCCTTCAAAGTTCTTTTGGGTCGACTCAATGGCTTTACCCACTTTATCCATATCAGCCATAAAACCATGAAATTTGTCATATAACTTAGCTGCATTTTCAGCAATTTTTTGCGCATTTTGGTTTTGATATTCATACTGCCAAATATTATTGATAGTCCTTAATGCCACCAATAAATTAGTAGGGCTGACCAACATTATATTGTTATCAAAGGCTAACTTGAGCAGGTCTGGAGCTTGATCTGCGGCAAGTAAAAAAGCAGACTCAATGGGAATAAACATCAACACATAATCTAACGTACGAATACCTTTTAAATCTTGATAATCTTTTTTGCCTAATTCTTTAATATGATTACGTAATGAATTCACATGTTCTTTTAAATGAATGCTCCGTGCGAGTTCATCATCCTGCTCATTAAAATAACGCTCGTATGCAGATAAAGACACTTTCGAATCTACCACAACATCTTTGTCATTTGGTAGATGCACTACTACATCTGGTTGATACAGTTTGCCACTTTCATTTTTAAGAGAGACTTGAGTATCAAATTCGTGCCCTTCTCTTAAACCAGATTCTTTTAGTATTCTTTCCAGTACCACTTCGCCCCAATTACCTTGGGTTTTATTATCACCTTTTAGTGCTTTCGTTAATGCGGCGGCATCATGGGTAATCTGTTGATTCAGCTCTTTTAAGCCTAAAATCTCTGTTTTTAACGATGCTCGTTCTTGCCCTTCTTTCACATATTGATCGGTCACTTGACGTTTAAACCCTTCAATTTGTTCCTTAAAAGGTAGCAGGATACTTGCTAAACCATCTTTACTAGATTGGCTGAATTTCTGTTGTTTTTGTTCAAAAATCTTATTAGCTAAATTCTCAAATTGTTCCTGTAACCTTCTTTCTGCATTTTCCAACAATTGTAGTTTTTCATTGCTGGCTATTTGTTCCTGCTCAAACTTTGCCGCTTGAGAGCCAAGCTGAGTACGAAGATCAGCAACTATTTTATTTGTGCGTAAATATTCTTGTTGCCAATGTTGTTTTTCTTGATCTAATTCAGCAATACGTTCCACTTGTTGGCTTAACTGACCTAACCTATTTTGCATGGTCAATTGAGTGTCCCTAGCCTGTTTTTGTTCTAGCGATAATTCTCTAATCACTATATCTTGTTGCGAAACTTGTCCCTTTAAGACAGTTTCTTGTTGCTGACTCAAAACATGGGCTTGCTCAAGTAACTGAGTGCATTTAGTTTTACTTCGGATAGCAACAAAGAATGCCCCCAGTAAAAGCCCGGCCAGAAATAGACCAGCTAAGATCGCCAAACTAATAGGATCGTTAAATTGATTCATAATAAAATTTAATCATTCAGAAAATACAAAGAAGGGCAACAGAGATAGTCAGCTAACTATCTCTGCAATCAAAGGTGCTAGTAGTTACTTATTTTGCTCGGCTATTTTAACCTTCCAGATCGCAGGACCCGTTTCGTGAGCATTGGCACCTGAGCTGTCAACGGCAACTGTCACTGGCATATCTTGCACATCAAATTCATAGATAGCTTCCATACCTAAATCTTCAAAAGCCACCACACGGGCATGTTTTATAGCTTTAGACACTAGATAAGCAGCGCCACCCACAGCCATCAAATAAACAGATTTATGTTTAGCTATGCTTTTAACTGTGTCAGGGCCACGCTCAGCTTTACCTATCATGCCACTAATTCCAGTTTGTTCTAACATCATGTCGGTAAACTTATCCATACGAGTAGCGGTTGTAGGGCCTGCAGGCCCTACCGCTTCGTCACCAACCGCATCAACAGGGCCAACGTAATAAATGAATTTATTCTCGAAATCAACACCTTCTGGAAGACCTTCACCATTATCTAACATAGTTTGTATACGTTTATGGGCAGCATCGCGACCGGTTAACATTTTGCCAGACAACAACACGGTTTCACCTACTTTCCATTCTTGGATATCGGCTTTAGTCACTGTATTTAAATCGACACGGCGAGTTCCTTGTCCTACTTCCCATGTCACCTTTGGCCAATCTTCTAATTTTGGCGGGGTAAACTCAGCAGGTCCAGTACCATCTAAATGAAAATGAGCATGGCGAGTAGCCGCACAATTCGGGATCATTGCTACAGGTTTAGAAGCCGCATGAGTAGGTAAAGATTTAATTTTGATATCTACGACTGTAGTTAAGCCCCCCAAACCTTGGGCACCAATACCTAAGTCATTCACTTTTTTGAAGATATCTAAACGAAGTTTTTCTTCTGTGGTTTCTGCGCCTCGGTCCATTAACTCTTGAATATCCACAGGATCCATCAAACTTTCTTTAGCTAATACCGCAGCCTTTTCAGCCGTACCACCAATACCTATACCTAACATTCCAGGAGGACACCAGCCAGCTCCCATAGTAGGTAATGTTTTCACTACCCAGTCAGCAATATCATCACTGGGGTTAAGCATCACCATTTTTGATTTGTTTTCTGAACCGCCACCTTTAGCCGCGATCATCACTTCTATATGATCACCTGCAACTGTATCAATATGCACTACAGCTGGGGTATTATCTTTAGTGTTAATCCGTTTACCAGCAGGATCTGACACGATTGAGGCCCGTAAAGGATTATCTGGATTCAAATAAGCACGTCGAGTGCCTTCATCCACCATTTGTTGTACCGTTAAATCAGTTTTATCCCATTGCACACCCATACCAATTTTAACAAAACAGGTCACAATACCCGTGTCTTGACATAATGGACGTTTACCTTCAGCAGACATTCGAGAATTAATTAAGATTTGCGCCATCGCATCTTTCGCTGCTTGGCTTTGCTCTTTGTTATAAGCTTTTTCAACAGCTTTAATGTAATCAAGTGGGTGGTAATAAGAAATAAATTGCAAAGATTCCTCGATACTGTCGATAAAATCTTGCTGACGAATAACAGTCATAAATGCCTCTTGAATTTTCAGGGATAATTTTTCTTACTATTATGATAACCTGCTATAGCTATTAGCTCCATGAGAAATCCGCCCCAATTAAGCAAGTAATTTTGCAAGTACACAAAATCAACAGATGATGAACCAAGAAAAACCTTTAATATCGATTAACACACTTAACTTATCTCCTTCTCTCCCTATTGCTGATATTTTTGAGCACTTTGCGGCCGACAATTGGTCTATATTATTAGACTCATCAGATGGCATTCACCAAGATGCTCAATTTGATATTTTGGTGGCAGCTCCCATAGCCACCATTACAACTAATGGTGCATCCAGTAAAATATGGCATAAGGCTAAGCAACAAACTGAGCAGAAAACAACAAACCCGTTAACTCTGCTACAGGCCTTGAAAAATCAATATATCAGTGAAACCCAACTTGATTCAGATTTACCTTTTATTGCTGGTGCCATGGGATATTTTGCTTATGACTTGGGCAGACAATTTGAAAATATCCCAAGCCAAAGACCCGAAGAATATAGAACGCCAGATATGGCAGTTGGCATTTACACTTGGAGTATTATTAAGGATAAAAAAGCGGGCAAATTTTACCTTTGCAGCATGTCAAATTATCCCCATCCAAGCGTTTCAGCAATTGAAGCCCTAGAGCCAACCATATCTAAGCAGAGCTTTTTTTCCTTAAATGAAGCTTGGCAAGCCAATATGGACAAACAACAATATCAGCAAAAAATATCTAAAATCATTGATTATTTGCAAGCTGGAGATTGTTATCAGGTCAATTTGGCTCAGCGATTTAGTACCACCTATCGAGGAGATGAATGGTCTGCTTACAAACTACTTAGTAAAGCAAACCAAGCGCCATTTTCTGCTTTTATCCGTATGCCCAATAGTGCCATTATCAGCATTTCACCTGAGCGATTAATTTCGGTTAAAAATAGGTTGGTACAAACTAAACCCATTAAAGGTACTCGGCCTCGCGGTAAAACTGCAGCAGAAGATAAACAACATATTGCAGCACTATTAAGTTCTGAGAAAGATCGCGCTGAAAACTTAATGATTGTAGATTTATTACGTAATGATCTGAGTAAACATTGCCATGCCGGCAGCGTACAAGTGCCACATTTATTCCAGATAGAAAGTTTTAATGCCGTACATCACCTAGTCAGTACTGTCACCGGCAAGCTAAAAACAGACAGTACACCACTGAATATATTGCAAGGCGCATTTCCTGGAGGCTCCATTACTGGAGCCCCTAAAATTAGAGCTATGCAAATCATTGATGAATTAGAGCCTAATAATCGTAATATATACTGTGGTAGTATTGGTTATGCAGGCTTACAAGGTGACATGGACACTAGCATTTGTATTCGTACTTTATTATGTGAAAAAACTGAATCAAACAAGCAAATTCACTGTTGGGCTGGAGGCGGTATAGTGATAGATTCGAATGCCAAAGATGAATATCAAGAAAGTTTAGATAAAGTATCTAAAATATTACCTGTGCTTCCCCTTATCTGAGGATAAAAAGTAGTTATCAAATGAACAAAACACAATTTTTAACTCGTTTTCTTCATGCCAGAAACATCTATCATGATGCAGATTACCCATTATCAAAACCGGGTAAAGCTGCTGCAGTATTGTTGCCTATCATTGAACATAATAACCAATTATCCGTATTATTTACTTTAAGAGCTAAACACTTAAAACATCATGCTGGGCAAATCAGTTTCCCAGGAGGTAAACAAGAAATAACGGATAACTCGCTGTTAGATACTGCTATTCGAGAAACACAAGAAGAAGTGGGTATATTACCTAGTCAAATCGAAGTAATAGGCAGCTTGCCTTTATACCGAACAATTAGTCGCTTTGAAGTGACACCTTTCATTGGTTTTGTTAATTCCCCCTTAACCTTAATTATTGATAAAAATGAAGTGGATAGTACATTTGAAGTGCCGCTGCCTTACTTGTTAGACCAAAATAATCATCTTACCCATTGGGTTAAGCGCAACAAAACTCTACAACCTATTCATTTTATTCCATGGCAACAACATACTATATGGGGTGCTACCGCAACCTTTATTCGTACCCTTTCACAGCATATAAATGACTAACCTATGTCCAGGTCAGTCATTTAAGGTCTAAAAAAGCAACACAGAGCTTTTTTGAATTAACGAGTTTAGCGAATATTAAGACTGTATTTCTTCATACTTAAAGTAATCAAAATCGGCAACCACATTCATGCCAGATGTATCTTGACAAGCCATACCTACAAAAGCCCCAGTAAAGCTGGCACCTTCACCTTTCCCAGCTTCATCAGAGACAATGGAATAGTCAAGATTAACGGGTAATTTAGTGTATTCAATACCGTCAATTGAGAAGAAAAAATGCAAAGTATCGTCATTCACTTCAGCACGTAAAAAAACCTTACCTTGCTTAGGTAAAGTAAACCTTGCGTCGGTTTCATAGCCGTTTATATGCCCTTCTCTTAGCGGAAAATTAAGAGCCAAAGACTGCTCAGCGTTACACTGCATAATATCGACAAATCGTTGACCATTATCATCTACAGATACATAACAATAATGAAACTTGTGGCCATTGTAATAACATACGAGTCCCGCCACTTGTTGAAAGTTTTCAGGGCTAAAATCAAGGCATGTCTCGGCAACATAACTAAACGATTGTTGACGTCTGGCCACCAATGCTTGAGTGAACAAACTACCTATAGATTCTTTACCAATTAAACGTAACCACCCCTTACGAGCAGTAAGACTCATGATGTCGCTAGGTTCTGGTGTTCTTAGCCACTGAAACGCACTTGGTAAGACTTCACTGTCGAAGTCATGCTGGATATCATCTTTAGGCCAAGGATGAGCAGGCAAGTTAGGCCCAATAACATTCAATGATGGCAGTCTATCCCCCGCTTCACCTATTACTTTAAGCCAGCCGTCTTTAGTCCATTGTGTTTTTTGGATCGCAGTTTCACGACCAAGTGGGCTGCGTCTTGGGCCTGAAAGTGGCCGTCCGCACAAATGCACTAAATAGGTTTCGCCATCTGGCGTGTCAAACAAGTCTCCATGGCCTGCCCGTTGCAATGGTAAATCTTGATTATCTTTGGCTGTTAGAATAAAACCATCGGGATCTAATTCATAAGGACCATCAATATTTTTTGAGCGAGCCAAGGTCATAGCATGGTTATAACCAGTGCCGCCTTCCGCTGTGACTAAATAATAATAGCCGTTGCGCTGATACAAATGAGGCGCTTCGGTTAGCGCAAGTTTGCTGCCAGAAAAGATATTTTTAGCTTTGCCGATTAGTTTTTTGCTGACAGTACAATATTCTTGTAATACCACACCAGCAAACGGATGTTTATTATGGCGATAATCCCAAACCATATTAACAAACCATTTTTTACCATTTTGATCATGAAACAAAGAGGGATCAAAACCACTAGAATTCATATAGACGGGATCGCTCCATCTACCATCAATTGTTTCACAGCTGGTGAGATAATTGTGAGTGTCTTTATAGTTCCCATCAAAACGTTTTACATCCGTATATATTAAGTAAAACATCCCTTTATCGTAACTTAAACAAGGGGCCCAAACGCCACACGAGTCTGGGTTTCCTCGCATATCAAGTAGTGACGACCGATTTAAAGGACGTGAAACCAAACGCCAATTAACTAAGTCTTTAGAGTGATGAATTTGTACACCGGGATACCATTCAAAAGTCGATGTTGCGACATAATAATCATCGGCAACACGGACGATACTGGGATCGGGGTTAAATCCAGCAAGAATGGGATTTTGTATTAATGATGTACTCATATTCTTGTCTCGTATCCATCTGTAAGCTTATAACGATGTAACACCGCAATCATTGCAAAACCAGCAAGCACAGTGCTTATTGAAAATATAAAAACAATACCAAATAAAGCATTGTCAGTTTGTGTAACGTTCGGTTGGTATCCATAGAATGCGAGCAACCAACCAGTGAAAGCCCCACCTAAGGCAATACCAAATTTTAGCGCCAACAATTGCCCCGAAAAACTCATCGCCATTGCCGAACGACCAAATTTCTTTGCCCCATAATCGACTGTGTCAGGAACGGTAGAGAACAGTAGAGGTACAAAAATCATGTGTACAAAGTTTGCAAGAACTGCAACACCAAGAGCCATCCAATAAAATTCACCAGGGATAATAGCCAATAGCCCATTAAAAATAATGATACCTATGGTCGCTAGCTTCATGACTTTAATTTTGCACATTCTTTTGCTGGCCCAATTCGAAAACAATGCGCCAGCGACACCGGCCAACATTCCACTGGTCATAAATATACTAACCATATCTGGCTGACCTAGGTAATATTCAACGTAATAAGGAGTAACACCACCTTTCATCGCGACACTGACTAATAACAGCAGTGTGATTAGAGCGATAATTCGCCATTGGTCATTCTTTGAGATTAAAAGCACGTCGGCCCAAACAGACGTATTTATTTCTGTAGACTCAGGTTCGACTCGCTCTCGAGTAAAATAAAAACAAATAATGAAACATAATACGGCTAACGCGGCCAATACTATCATCGCAAGTTGAAAACCTTTTTGTTCATCCCCTTGGCCTAGCCATTCGACCATAGGCATAATACTAGCCGTAACGACAGCTCCGCCTATCATCGCTAATGCAAAACGGTAAGATTGAATAGATGCGCGTTCTCGAGTTGAGCTAGACATAACACCACCTAAAGCCGAATAGGGAATGTTAGTCGCTGTGTAAAAAAGCATCAACAATGCGTAAGTTACATAGGCGTAAACTAGCTTTCCAGAAGTACTTAAATCTGGGGTAGAGAAAGCCATAATCGCTAATATGCCGTAAGGTAAACTCATCCATAATAGGTAAGGACGATAACGCCCCCATCGAGTACGTGTTCTATCGGCAATACCTCCCATAATAGGGTCCGTAAATGCGTCAAACAGGCGAACGACTAAAAATAATGTACCAACCGCAGCGGCTTCAATTCCATACACGTCGGTATAAAAGTACATCATAAAGTTTATGACGACCTGAAAAACGATATTGGCTGCCGTGTCACCCATGCCATAGGCTAATTTCTCTTTGGTATTAATTGTCCCACTTGCAGATGATGCATTTGATAATGGCATTTCTGACATCTTTGACACTGTTGACATTTTACTCTCCAATATTCTTATTGTTTATCAAACAAATAATACCCCTAACAAAACACATAACTTGCTGGGTTCAGTTTTTTATAGGTATTAGGTGTGAACTGTCATTACACAAAGTAAGAGCAAAGCATTAGAAGTAGAAACGTAGGCTATTTGATCATCTGCGGAACAACAATGTTAGCGCTAACAATATGACTTAGATTTAAAACTGTCAATCACTAATTAACAAATTTCATACAACTTTATTACTAGATTCTCGTTCGCAAATTTTGTAGTCCAATATGTTTCGGTTCGATAGCCTGTCTGTTTTATCGTGATCAGTGGCTAGGATCTCTAGTGCTAATTCAGCCATAGCTGAAATAGGTTGTTGGACAGTTGTCAGAGAGGGCCAAATAGATGATGCAAGTTCAGTGTCATCAAAACCCACAACTGAAACCTGGGCTGGGACTTCAAGGTGCTTTTTGTGAGCCATAGATATAACAGCAGCAGCCATTTCATCGTTAGCAGCAAAAATTGCATCTGGGATGGTCGGAAGTTCCAATAATTTTTTAGCGGCTTCTAACCCAGATTTATAAGTAAAATATCCTTGTTCTGCGTATTCAGGACGAGGAACAATATTCTGTGAGCGCAGTGCGGCTAAATACCCTTGATATCTAAGCTGGCTAACCCCCTGATCAGGATGACCGATAATATGGGCAATATGTCTGTGTCCAGCTTGGATTAGATTGAGCGTTACATCATACGCGGCTTGATAATCATCCATACAAATATAAGGAGAAACATCAAACTCGTTATCAGGTGCAATGCGTACAAAATGAATTTTATTTTCTACCAGTAAACTGATAATGGCAGGATCATTGGAGATAGGCGGTAACAATATTAAACTATTAACGCGCGTTACATTTAACAATTTATTGACAATATCCAATGCCTTTTTCTTGTCTCCGGTAGTTTCGTCGATCACCATGTGAAAGCCAATCAATCGGGAGCTTCGTAACAAGCCAACTAAAAATTTATTAACATAGGAGGCGTTAGCAAATTCGCATAAAATCCCCACAGAAAGTGATTTAGAACTTGCTAAATTACGAGCCGCAATATTAGGCGAGTAACTCATATCCTCCGCGATTTTCATAATTCTAGCGCGAGTTTTTTCTCCAACCTTTGCATTATTAGTCATCACTCTTGATACTGTCATCATGGATACACCGGCACGTTCTGCAATATCTTTTAACTTTACCCGAGACATAATATTTTTTTGCATATCACTACTTAGCCTAAAGTTGATTGACCAAGTTAAATCTATGCATTTGTTCCTTTAAATAGTGTGAATGTTATTTGGTAAGATCTGTTAGTTTGCTGCTGCGCAAGCCCAATGGTCAAACCTTATTTTATATTTTTAGTTTAACTTAAATGCATTTGACTTTACTCTAAAAGTTGTAATATTACATGTTGTAATATTACATAAGGGTGCAACTAAACCATACCGTTAATGCCAACATAAGATGCTAGTAACCTACCCTGATAAAAATATATTGCCTTATTAATATTTATCAGTTTATTTTGTAACTGGAGCAGTTGTTGCCTATTCATTTAAAAAAAAACCGTCAGCAGACGGTTTTTGTTATATTCAAGAAGTAGATATTTTGACTATCTAACAGGTAGAGTTAGATCTTTAAACATTTTTTCAACTTCATCATTATTTTTAAGCATCATGGCTTTTTCAACAACAGATTTAGTAAGGTGAGGGGCAAAACGTTCAATAAATTCATACATATAACTACGTAAAAACGAACCTTTGCGGAAACCAATTTTAGTTGTACTGTATTCAAATAAATGGCTTGCATCAATTTTGACTAAGTCTGAATCTAACTTATCATCTACCGCCATAGACGCAATAACACCTATACCGACACCAAGTCTCACGTATGTTTTAATCACGTCAGCATCTGTCGCTGTAAATACAATTTTAGGCTCAAGCCCTGCATTACTAAAAGCTTGATCAAGTGAAGAACGCCCAGTAAAACCAAACACATAAGTGACTAAAGAATAACTAGCAATATCTTCAATGGTGATAGTGGCTTTTTTTGCTAAAGGGTGCTCGCGGTTAACAATGATACTGCGATTCCAATGATAACAAGGCAACATCACTAGGTCGTTGTATAAATGTAATGACTCAGTAGCGATAGCAAAATCTGCTTCACCTTTAGCGGCTAAATCACTGATTTGTGAAGGTGTACCTTGGTGCATATGTAAAGAAACTTTAGAATATTTATTCATAAATCCTTTAATCACTTCAGGCAGCGCGTATCGAGCTTGGGTATGAGTGGTCGCAATATTTAATTTACCTTGGTCTGGCAATGTATGCTCTCTAGATACAGCTTTAATACTCTCAACTTTAGCTAATATTTCTCGAGAAATATTAATCACATCTTGCCCTGCTTCAGTGACATGGGTGAGATGTTTACCGCTTCGGCCAAAAATTTGTACACCCAACTCGTCTTCTAACATCCTAACTTGTTTACTAATACCCGGTTGAGAGGTGTACAAGCTTTCAGCCGTAGCTGAGACGTTTAAGTTATTGTTAAGTACTTCAACAATGTATCGGAGTTGTTGTAATTTCATGGCAAAGCCTTGTTTTTATACTGTGGAATTTGTATATAATAAAACGTTATATAACTTAGAGAAAGCAAATTCCATTTTTTTTTGGAAAAATGTTCTAATTATCCTTAATAAATATAATATTTCTGAAAACAAACAGGTGTATGACCATTTAATTAAATTAGTTAGTATCATTATATATATCAATAACATAAGATAAATTTTATTATGTTTAAACTGATTCTATGGAGCTCAAAATGGACAATCCCAACGCAATAGATTTCTCAACAGTTTTGGGCTCTGCTGTGCACGACATGAAGAATTCTTTGTGTTTATTACTACAATCAATCGAAAATCTTAGCCAATCGGTTGTCGCAGCAGACAAAATAACTAACGACCATCTAGCATCGGCTCATTATGAAGCGGCACGTTTGAATACAGGATTAGTACAATTGTTATCACTTTATCGTGCAGGATTAAATAACTTGCCTTTAAATATTGATGAACATTACTTAGATGAAATGGTTGAAGAATTGGTCTCCACTAATGAAAGTTATATTAATCATAAAAATATGATTTTAGAAGTTGAGCAAACGGCCGATTTAGTATGGTATCTAGATGCAGATTTAGTTGGCATTCTATTAAATGACGTTTTAATCAATGCAATGCGTTACAGTAAGAAAAAAATTCTGCTGAGTATATATACAGAAGATGAATTTTTAGTCTTCAAGGTAGAAGATGATGGACCTGGTTATCCGCAATCAATGTTAGATACCAACAACATCACAATGCAAAACTTCGATCTAAGCCAAGGTCGTACAGGACTTGGACTGTTCTTCGCAAGGTTAATAGCAGATGCTCACACTAACCATGATTTAGCTGGTTCTATTTCGTTAGAGAATGGCGGAGCATTAGGCGGCAGTATTTTTATATTAAAGTTACCTTAGTACAAGTTTACCCAGTTCTGTTATGTTGACTAAAGATAAGAAAACTAATGAGTATGTTGGAATTAAATAGATGTTCACAATAATAATCGTATTAATTGTCGTTTTGGTGCTTGTTGGCATCATAGTCAATGCGATACAACAACATAACAACCGAATAGAGTCGGAACGACGGGCTGAGTTGTCTAAACAAAAAAATATTGTTGAAGGCACAGAAGCCACCATTTTAGCCTCTGAAGCAATTCCTACCTCGCAAAGATTAATTTTTATTATGCAGCGGCGCATACTGACTGCGTTAAAAACAATAAACAAGATGAATGAAGGTACAGCAACCACCACTGAGCGAATTAAAAGCCTAGAAAAAAATATTAAAGCAATTGATATCAACACACCAGCACCTAATGAAGATAGCTTTAAACTGCCACAAGGTGACAAACAAGTTATTCAATTTATCCGTGGTGTAAAAACCCTTCGTTCCCTTTTACGAGCTGAGTTCAAAAAAGGGCGCATAGAAGGCCGAGTATTTTTAGCTGAAGACAAACTATTAGAAGGTTTACAATTAAGAGCTAATGTAGATACTTTAGTAAGACGAGTTGACGTTTCTATACGGAATAATCAATTAGGTTCTGCTAGACAATGCCTAGAAAAAGCAATAGGCGCACTATCATCACAACCTAGTCCCACGGCTTACATGATCACCAAACAAACACAATTAGAAGAGCAATTAGAAAACCTTGAAAACTCGCTTAAAAGTGCAAATAAAAGTGATGTAGCGAAAAAACAAGCGTCTGAAAAAAATGAACTAGACGAACTTTTTTCAGAAAAGAAAAAGTGGTAATTCAAATATTATTTACTTTTATTAAAATACCAACAGCAAATAAACCCACACAATTAGCTGGTTCCT
The sequence above is a segment of the Paraglaciecola sp. L3A3 genome. Coding sequences within it:
- a CDS encoding sensor histidine kinase KdpD, which codes for MDNPNAIDFSTVLGSAVHDMKNSLCLLLQSIENLSQSVVAADKITNDHLASAHYEAARLNTGLVQLLSLYRAGLNNLPLNIDEHYLDEMVEELVSTNESYINHKNMILEVEQTADLVWYLDADLVGILLNDVLINAMRYSKKKILLSIYTEDEFLVFKVEDDGPGYPQSMLDTNNITMQNFDLSQGRTGLGLFFARLIADAHTNHDLAGSISLENGGALGGSIFILKLP
- a CDS encoding LacI family DNA-binding transcriptional regulator, which gives rise to MQKNIMSRVKLKDIAERAGVSMMTVSRVMTNNAKVGEKTRARIMKIAEDMSYSPNIAARNLASSKSLSVGILCEFANASYVNKFLVGLLRSSRLIGFHMVIDETTGDKKKALDIVNKLLNVTRVNSLILLPPISNDPAIISLLVENKIHFVRIAPDNEFDVSPYICMDDYQAAYDVTLNLIQAGHRHIAHIIGHPDQGVSQLRYQGYLAALRSQNIVPRPEYAEQGYFTYKSGLEAAKKLLELPTIPDAIFAANDEMAAAVISMAHKKHLEVPAQVSVVGFDDTELASSIWPSLTTVQQPISAMAELALEILATDHDKTDRLSNRNILDYKICERESSNKVV
- the cysB gene encoding HTH-type transcriptional regulator CysB; translated protein: MKLQQLRYIVEVLNNNLNVSATAESLYTSQPGISKQVRMLEDELGVQIFGRSGKHLTHVTEAGQDVINISREILAKVESIKAVSREHTLPDQGKLNIATTHTQARYALPEVIKGFMNKYSKVSLHMHQGTPSQISDLAAKGEADFAIATESLHLYNDLVMLPCYHWNRSIIVNREHPLAKKATITIEDIASYSLVTYVFGFTGRSSLDQAFSNAGLEPKIVFTATDADVIKTYVRLGVGIGVIASMAVDDKLDSDLVKIDASHLFEYSTTKIGFRKGSFLRSYMYEFIERFAPHLTKSVVEKAMMLKNNDEVEKMFKDLTLPVR
- a CDS encoding glycoside-pentoside-hexuronide (GPH):cation symporter — protein: MSTVSKMSEMPLSNASSASGTINTKEKLAYGMGDTAANIVFQVVINFMMYFYTDVYGIEAAAVGTLFLVVRLFDAFTDPIMGGIADRTRTRWGRYRPYLLWMSLPYGILAIMAFSTPDLSTSGKLVYAYVTYALLMLFYTATNIPYSALGGVMSSSTRERASIQSYRFALAMIGGAVVTASIMPMVEWLGQGDEQKGFQLAMIVLAALAVLCFIICFYFTRERVEPESTEINTSVWADVLLISKNDQWRIIALITLLLLVSVAMKGGVTPYYVEYYLGQPDMVSIFMTSGMLAGVAGALFSNWASKRMCKIKVMKLATIGIIIFNGLLAIIPGEFYWMALGVAVLANFVHMIFVPLLFSTVPDTVDYGAKKFGRSAMAMSFSGQLLALKFGIALGGAFTGWLLAFYGYQPNVTQTDNALFGIVFIFSISTVLAGFAMIAVLHRYKLTDGYETRI
- a CDS encoding glycoside hydrolase family 43 protein, translating into MSTSLIQNPILAGFNPDPSIVRVADDYYVATSTFEWYPGVQIHHSKDLVNWRLVSRPLNRSSLLDMRGNPDSCGVWAPCLSYDKGMFYLIYTDVKRFDGNYKDTHNYLTSCETIDGRWSDPVYMNSSGFDPSLFHDQNGKKWFVNMVWDYRHNKHPFAGVVLQEYCTVSKKLIGKAKNIFSGSKLALTEAPHLYQRNGYYYLVTAEGGTGYNHAMTLARSKNIDGPYELDPDGFILTAKDNQDLPLQRAGHGDLFDTPDGETYLVHLCGRPLSGPRRSPLGRETAIQKTQWTKDGWLKVIGEAGDRLPSLNVIGPNLPAHPWPKDDIQHDFDSEVLPSAFQWLRTPEPSDIMSLTARKGWLRLIGKESIGSLFTQALVARRQQSFSYVAETCLDFSPENFQQVAGLVCYYNGHKFHYCYVSVDDNGQRFVDIMQCNAEQSLALNFPLREGHINGYETDARFTLPKQGKVFLRAEVNDDTLHFFFSIDGIEYTKLPVNLDYSIVSDEAGKGEGASFTGAFVGMACQDTSGMNVVADFDYFKYEEIQS